One stretch of Thermodesulfobacteriota bacterium DNA includes these proteins:
- a CDS encoding tetratricopeptide repeat protein has product MNNHSPPSTLFHHPLTVAGIVALVALAIYGHTLSAPFVFDDDGIIVDNPQIMVTDITWQALTNLFEEPSARRPLAKLTFLLNYTVHRLDVTGYRLVNLALHIANALLVYYLTGLTLGRMHQRTQSTPLLACLLWLALPPHIQSVTYIVKRMNLLATMFYLLALICYIQGRIRQNETSGKGKRVLLFSGCALCGLVGLTARETIVTLPIFLFLYEWYFFQNREAAWLKKRFPWLIVIPILCGLLAVVCLGGHPLERIAETYRDKPFTPGQRLLTQPRVVIYFVSLLFYPHPDRLTVDYDFPLSLSLTDPFPTIAALTALAGLIVLAIAAAREHPLPSFAIFWFLGNLAIESSFIGLPLIFEHRTYLPSVFPVMAVVASAAGHLRPARAGAFVLTAAICLCGLWAWQRNGVWLTPIALWQDGVKKAPGNSRACHNLGLALERSGDYPQAIPWFRKSLDLAGRRLKKGSPAIAQINNSLGAALLETGAYQEAITCLRTALQIQTESFAAEGLDTAEIHNNLGVAYLRTGEVDLALSHARQALAMRISGAGADSMEAAESLNNLGLVYERQRDYNRAAACFQEALR; this is encoded by the coding sequence ATGAATAATCATTCTCCCCCTTCGACCCTTTTCCATCACCCGCTGACCGTGGCGGGGATTGTGGCTCTGGTCGCCCTGGCGATCTATGGCCACACCTTGTCAGCCCCGTTCGTGTTTGACGACGACGGTATTATCGTCGACAACCCCCAGATCATGGTCACCGACATTACCTGGCAGGCGTTGACCAATTTATTCGAAGAACCTTCCGCCCGCCGCCCCCTGGCCAAGCTGACGTTTCTCCTGAACTACACCGTGCACCGCTTGGACGTCACCGGTTACCGCCTCGTCAATCTTGCCCTCCACATTGCCAACGCGCTGCTGGTATATTATCTGACAGGGCTTACCCTGGGCAGAATGCATCAGCGCACACAATCGACACCGCTTCTGGCCTGCCTCCTCTGGCTGGCGCTGCCGCCGCACATTCAATCCGTCACCTATATCGTCAAACGCATGAACCTGCTGGCCACGATGTTCTACCTGCTGGCACTGATCTGCTATATTCAGGGACGGATCAGGCAGAATGAAACCTCCGGCAAGGGGAAAAGGGTCCTGCTGTTTTCCGGATGCGCCCTGTGCGGGTTGGTCGGTCTGACCGCCAGGGAAACGATCGTCACCCTGCCGATATTCCTCTTTCTGTATGAATGGTATTTCTTCCAGAATCGGGAGGCCGCCTGGTTGAAAAAACGGTTTCCCTGGCTGATAGTGATCCCGATTCTATGCGGATTGCTTGCCGTCGTCTGCCTGGGCGGCCACCCCCTGGAACGGATAGCCGAGACGTACCGGGACAAACCGTTTACCCCCGGCCAGCGGCTGCTGACCCAGCCGCGGGTGGTCATCTACTTTGTGTCATTGCTGTTCTACCCCCATCCGGACCGACTGACCGTGGATTACGACTTTCCCCTGTCCCTGTCGCTGACGGACCCGTTCCCCACGATAGCGGCCCTGACGGCCCTGGCCGGACTGATCGTCCTGGCAATAGCCGCGGCCCGTGAACACCCGCTGCCGTCGTTCGCCATTTTCTGGTTTCTGGGCAACCTGGCCATCGAGTCCTCATTCATCGGCCTGCCCCTCATCTTCGAGCACCGCACCTACCTGCCGTCGGTCTTTCCGGTCATGGCCGTTGTCGCGTCGGCAGCCGGTCATCTCCGGCCCGCCAGAGCCGGCGCTTTTGTCCTGACGGCGGCGATCTGCCTCTGCGGCCTGTGGGCCTGGCAGCGGAATGGCGTGTGGCTGACCCCTATCGCTCTCTGGCAGGACGGTGTCAAAAAAGCGCCGGGAAATTCCCGGGCCTGTCATAACCTCGGCCTGGCGCTGGAACGCTCCGGTGATTACCCCCAGGCCATCCCATGGTTTCGCAAAAGTCTGGACCTGGCCGGCCGCCGGTTGAAAAAGGGTTCCCCGGCAATCGCCCAGATCAACAACAGCCTCGGCGCGGCGCTGCTGGAAACAGGGGCTTATCAGGAAGCCATCACCTGCCTGCGGACGGCCTTACAGATTCAGACGGAAAGCTTCGCGGCTGAAGGACTGGACACCGCCGAAATTCACAACAACCTGGGCGTCGCTTATCTGCGGACCGGCGAGGTGGACCTGGCCCTGTCCCATGCCCGCCAGGCGTTGGCGATGAGGATTTCAGGGGCCGGAGCGGACAGCATGGAGGCCGCCGAGTCGCTGAACAATCTGGGACTGGTTTACGAGCGCCAGAGGGATTATAATCGGGCCGCGGCCTGTTTTCAGGAAGCGCTGCGGG
- a CDS encoding tetratricopeptide repeat protein, with product MTPGHSDSAMVFRKAAPAVFLMIYAIGALIYGNSLPAPFYCDDLSLIRENPHIRLTRLTKGQIADAIKHNPADRILPVMTFAANYYLHQYRESGYHLTNLLIHVVNGWLVFCLAWQTFRLTGRKPFFPSLLTGLLWLVQPAHTQSVTYIVQRMNALAVLFYLLAMICYVRARTRQERGAGKGVIALWLSGCCLAGLAGLVSKQIVATLPAFIFLYEWFFFRNLDSGWLRRHWRRPLLAILLCVLFAGLYLGGHPLERIADTYHGKPFTPGQRLLTQPSVLVYYLSLLFYPHPDRLTLNYDFPLSRAVTDPMTTALALAALAALVVLAVKTARRQRLLSFAVFWYLGTLAVESSLIGLAMAFEHRLYLPSIFPAMAAAALLIRLLRSRGVAIILAGGLIIANGYWTYQRNITWQDRVSFWRDGCMKSPRLVAPRNDYGLALAEAGEVEKARTEYEKALVLPHGEKGPVHYNRGLLSYQSGDMEAAEDEFRQAIALQPGFAGAFTNLGIIATEKGNPVEALPLLETAVRLSPNDSDAHNALGRAYYQTGQVEPAIRHCRRALELDPENAAAENNLGAIFLGAGDAGKALPHLKKALELSPDLAEVNINIGIACDRLGDPVMAVFHLFRAVFLAPDAPAARAELGLFLLRQEKYQDTRTHLEKALALGPDFPELRMALAAALARQDLTDEAVAQYCKILADHPEHAEARQQLKALTTRSGNKADE from the coding sequence ATGACCCCCGGTCATTCCGACAGCGCCATGGTTTTCCGGAAAGCGGCTCCGGCCGTTTTTCTGATGATTTACGCCATCGGCGCGCTGATCTACGGCAATTCGCTGCCGGCGCCGTTTTATTGCGACGACCTTTCCCTGATCCGCGAGAATCCCCATATCCGTCTGACCCGGCTGACAAAAGGGCAAATCGCTGATGCGATAAAACACAATCCCGCCGACAGGATTCTGCCGGTAATGACTTTTGCCGCCAATTACTACCTGCATCAATATCGGGAAAGCGGTTACCACCTGACCAATCTTCTCATCCATGTAGTGAACGGCTGGCTGGTGTTCTGCCTGGCCTGGCAGACCTTTCGCCTGACAGGAAGAAAGCCTTTTTTTCCGTCCCTTCTGACCGGCCTGCTCTGGCTGGTCCAGCCCGCGCATACCCAGTCCGTAACCTATATTGTCCAGCGCATGAACGCCCTGGCCGTCCTGTTCTATCTCCTGGCCATGATCTGCTATGTCCGGGCCCGAACCCGCCAGGAGCGGGGTGCCGGCAAAGGCGTCATCGCCCTGTGGCTTTCCGGCTGCTGCCTGGCCGGGCTGGCGGGTCTGGTGTCCAAGCAGATTGTCGCCACCCTGCCGGCATTTATTTTCCTGTATGAATGGTTTTTTTTCCGGAATCTGGACAGCGGCTGGCTGCGACGGCATTGGCGGAGACCGCTTCTGGCGATCCTGCTGTGCGTTCTTTTCGCCGGTCTCTACCTGGGCGGCCACCCCCTGGAGCGGATAGCGGACACCTATCACGGCAAACCGTTCACCCCCGGACAGCGCCTGCTGACCCAGCCGTCGGTTCTGGTCTACTATCTGTCCTTGCTGTTCTATCCCCATCCGGACCGGCTGACCCTGAACTATGATTTTCCCCTCTCCCGTGCTGTCACCGACCCGATGACAACCGCGCTCGCGCTGGCGGCCCTGGCGGCCCTGGTCGTCCTGGCCGTAAAAACGGCCCGGCGACAGCGACTGTTGTCGTTTGCCGTTTTCTGGTATCTGGGGACCCTGGCGGTCGAATCTTCGCTGATCGGTCTGGCCATGGCTTTCGAACACCGTCTATATCTTCCCTCAATCTTCCCGGCCATGGCCGCGGCCGCTCTACTGATCCGGCTCTTGCGATCCAGAGGGGTGGCGATCATTCTGGCCGGTGGACTCATTATTGCCAACGGGTACTGGACGTATCAGCGGAACATCACCTGGCAGGACCGGGTCTCTTTCTGGCGCGACGGCTGCATGAAGTCGCCGCGGCTGGTCGCCCCCCGGAATGACTACGGACTGGCCCTGGCCGAAGCCGGGGAGGTGGAAAAGGCCAGGACCGAGTATGAAAAAGCCCTGGTTCTCCCCCATGGCGAAAAAGGGCCGGTTCACTACAACCGGGGGCTGCTCTCCTATCAATCCGGAGATATGGAGGCGGCGGAAGACGAATTCCGGCAGGCCATCGCATTGCAGCCGGGTTTCGCCGGCGCGTTCACGAATCTGGGTATCATCGCGACCGAAAAAGGAAACCCGGTGGAAGCCTTGCCGCTGCTAGAAACCGCCGTTCGCCTTTCCCCGAACGATTCCGACGCGCATAACGCCCTGGGCAGGGCCTATTATCAGACCGGTCAGGTGGAGCCGGCCATCCGCCACTGCCGCCGGGCCCTGGAGCTGGACCCGGAAAACGCCGCCGCCGAAAACAATCTGGGCGCCATCTTCCTGGGGGCCGGCGATGCCGGCAAAGCCCTGCCCCACTTAAAAAAAGCCCTGGAGCTGTCGCCCGACCTGGCGGAAGTCAACATCAATATCGGCATCGCCTGCGACAGGCTGGGCGACCCCGTAATGGCGGTATTTCACCTTTTCCGGGCGGTCTTTCTGGCGCCGGACGCTCCGGCCGCCCGCGCCGAGCTCGGCCTTTTTCTGCTGCGGCAGGAAAAATACCAGGACACGCGCACGCACCTGGAAAAGGCCCTGGCCCTGGGGCCCGATTTTCCCGAATTGCGAATGGCCCTGGCAGCAGCTCTGGCCCGGCAGGACCTGACGGACGAGGCCGTTGCCCAGTATTGTAAAATCCTCGCCGACCACCCGGAGCATGCCGAAGCCAGGCAGCAGTTGAAAGCGCTCACGACCAGATCCGGTAACAAGGCCGATGAATAA
- a CDS encoding tetratricopeptide repeat protein, which yields MHASIDPLAPGKERWRIPVVFMALGLLCLAVYGNTLRAPFVFDDNLNIPKNPHIRVRDLSPSSLADIIRSRSITRPIPVLSFALNYYFHGYQVAGYHAVNWLIHVINGLLVYLLTRQTLALLKKEIPAAPFLTAALWLVNPVHTQSVTYIVQRMTSLSALFYLAALAMYIRARTVPPEAGRRRTAAAPWLIGSGLSGICALASKESAITLPLMIFLYEWFFIRDLETGFIRRQATTLFAMAAILTVLVFIYLKGDPVTAILATYEKKPFTMGERLLTQPRVIIHYISLLLLPLPERLTVDHWVTVSTSLTRPATTLPALALLLLTVITAVRKARRSRLFSFAILWFLGALAVESSIIGLAMLVEHRTYLPSVFPFMAMACVLLQRIAPRRLAMTTIVLLIAVCGFWTRQRNGIWADEVRLWQDAIQKSPASFIAYNNLGMALGKQRRNEEGIAACRQSIALSPPKVNTADAYNNISRMYDDLGDTEKAIDFGQRAVQINPNLAEAHMNLGRALLTANRLDEAVTHLETSVRLSPWLTPAYPLLARAGYQKDGDIGRAMEICSRALAVDPDNADAEVMLGALLQHGGDPHQGLFHLKRVLDRFPFHPQANLNAGIALNTLNRPEEAVAFLTRAAEATPKLARARAELGSALLAANRLDEARTELTRALDLSPDDPAVLAKLALISEKKRQWNEAAYYYRRALSVAPEAPDLLNQLAVVLAGSQAYGEAAGVLEKLEKLLPGSATVSFNLACLYARQNQTDNALGQLEKAMEKGYHDIEALRTDPDLESIRDTPRFQQMMNHLKDTP from the coding sequence ATGCACGCGAGCATCGATCCTCTGGCGCCCGGGAAAGAGCGGTGGCGGATACCGGTCGTTTTTATGGCCCTGGGTCTATTGTGCCTGGCCGTTTACGGCAATACCCTCCGGGCCCCCTTTGTTTTTGACGACAACCTGAACATCCCGAAGAATCCCCATATCCGGGTACGGGACCTGTCCCCGTCCTCCCTGGCTGATATTATCCGGAGCCGTTCCATTACCCGGCCGATCCCCGTGTTATCCTTCGCCCTGAATTATTATTTTCACGGCTATCAGGTCGCCGGCTATCATGCGGTCAACTGGCTGATTCATGTGATTAATGGGCTGCTGGTCTACCTTCTGACCCGGCAGACCCTGGCCTTGCTGAAAAAAGAGATTCCGGCGGCACCCTTCCTGACCGCCGCCCTGTGGCTGGTCAACCCGGTTCACACCCAGTCGGTCACCTATATTGTTCAGCGGATGACCTCCCTGTCCGCCCTGTTCTACCTCGCCGCCCTGGCCATGTACATCCGGGCCAGAACGGTTCCACCCGAAGCCGGGCGCCGGCGGACCGCCGCGGCCCCGTGGCTGATCGGCAGCGGGCTGTCGGGAATATGCGCCCTGGCTTCCAAGGAGAGCGCCATCACCCTGCCGCTGATGATTTTTCTCTATGAATGGTTTTTTATCCGCGATCTTGAAACCGGCTTCATCCGCAGGCAGGCGACAACCCTGTTTGCCATGGCGGCCATCCTCACCGTCCTGGTCTTCATCTATCTCAAAGGCGACCCCGTTACGGCTATTCTGGCCACCTATGAAAAAAAGCCCTTTACCATGGGGGAGCGCCTGCTGACCCAGCCCCGGGTGATCATCCATTATATTTCCCTGCTGCTGCTGCCCCTGCCGGAACGATTGACTGTCGATCACTGGGTGACGGTTTCCACGTCCCTGACCCGTCCCGCCACCACCCTGCCCGCGCTGGCTCTGCTGCTGCTGACCGTTATCACCGCCGTCCGGAAAGCCAGACGCAGCCGCCTGTTTTCCTTCGCTATCTTGTGGTTCCTGGGGGCCCTGGCGGTGGAATCGTCCATCATCGGCCTGGCCATGCTGGTCGAACATCGCACCTATCTTCCCTCGGTTTTTCCGTTCATGGCCATGGCCTGCGTTCTCCTGCAACGCATCGCCCCCCGTCGGCTGGCCATGACAACGATCGTTCTGCTGATCGCCGTTTGCGGATTCTGGACCCGGCAGCGGAACGGGATCTGGGCCGACGAAGTCCGTCTCTGGCAGGACGCCATTCAAAAGTCGCCCGCCAGCTTTATCGCTTACAACAACCTGGGCATGGCCCTGGGCAAACAGCGCCGGAATGAGGAAGGGATTGCCGCCTGCCGGCAGTCCATCGCCCTTTCCCCGCCCAAAGTCAATACGGCCGACGCGTACAATAATATTTCCAGAATGTATGATGACCTGGGCGACACCGAAAAGGCCATCGACTTCGGCCAGCGGGCCGTCCAGATCAATCCGAACCTGGCGGAAGCGCACATGAACCTGGGCCGGGCCCTGCTGACGGCAAATCGTCTGGACGAGGCCGTCACCCACCTGGAAACCTCGGTCCGGCTGTCCCCCTGGCTGACACCCGCCTATCCCCTGCTGGCCCGGGCCGGTTACCAGAAAGACGGAGACATCGGCCGGGCCATGGAGATCTGCAGCCGGGCCCTGGCGGTGGATCCCGATAACGCCGACGCCGAAGTGATGCTGGGCGCCCTGCTGCAGCATGGAGGAGATCCGCACCAGGGGCTGTTTCACCTGAAGCGGGTACTCGACCGGTTCCCGTTCCACCCCCAGGCCAATTTAAACGCCGGCATCGCCTTAAACACGCTGAACCGGCCGGAAGAGGCCGTCGCCTTTCTCACCCGGGCCGCGGAAGCCACGCCGAAACTGGCCCGGGCCCGGGCCGAACTGGGATCGGCGCTGCTGGCCGCCAACCGCCTGGACGAGGCCCGGACGGAGCTGACCCGGGCCCTGGATCTGTCACCGGACGATCCCGCTGTTCTGGCGAAACTGGCCCTGATCAGCGAAAAAAAGCGGCAATGGAACGAGGCCGCCTACTATTACCGCCGGGCCTTGTCGGTCGCTCCCGAGGCTCCGGACCTGCTCAACCAGCTGGCGGTGGTCCTGGCCGGCAGCCAGGCATACGGCGAAGCCGCCGGGGTACTGGAAAAACTGGAAAAGCTGCTGCCCGGGTCAGCGACGGTGTCATTCAATCTGGCCTGCCTGTATGCCCGGCAGAACCAGACCGACAACGCCCTGGGGCAGCTGGAAAAAGCGATGGAAAAAGGATATCATGACATTGAGGCGTTACGGACCGATCCGGATCTGGAATCGATCCGCGACACGCCCCGCTTTCAACAGATGATGAATCACCTGAAAGACACCCCATGA